A part of Prosthecobacter sp. SYSU 5D2 genomic DNA contains:
- the nuoL gene encoding NADH-quinone oxidoreductase subunit L — translation MPDQEAALLPSLLLLLPLFTALTVLLGHKLLKGASVFLSVASAAVCFVISVALLHSQDSSPVLLPFLTVGNIKIAIDALIDQQSRGMMLIVTSIGLLVHVFSLGYMKEDAGKVRFFGALSLFMFSMTGIVLAGNLIMMFIFWELVGLSSYLLIGHWFEKASAADASKKAFLTNRIGDFGFMIGILMLFAVNHGNVDFAGADGLRASFTNGTLHHVAATSPGFMMAAALCLFMGAVGKSAQAPLHVWLPDAMEGPTPVSALIHAATMVAAGVFMLVRCSFVIEASPDAAQVIAWIGGITALMAALMATQQNDIKRVLAYSTLSQLGYMVMAVGLLAMQVGTHQHEAGPGHPAMFHLYTHAFFKAMLFLGSGAIIYACHHEQDMWKMGGLMKHMPVTFVTFAIGTAALMGVPFITSGFWSKEAILGLAFEVKGGSPFFWIGVITAMLTAFYMTRLFVVVFMGKPRTDSAHHSVEAPIIMVLPLIILAGLTVFSVPLAGLFEAMKPNHAETHMTVMIASIVALIIGAGAGFVLYRGKNQDPLNIKLFANKFYIDEIYAVIVKVFQDAVAWIVAGLEHLIVDGIMARLPAYLAARVGSAARVLQGGHLQGYTFLLGLGVLLVIYVVVFVLPSVGH, via the coding sequence ATGCCCGACCAGGAAGCCGCCCTCCTCCCCTCACTGTTGCTGCTGCTGCCGCTTTTCACGGCACTGACGGTTCTGCTTGGCCACAAGCTGCTGAAAGGTGCCAGTGTGTTCCTTTCCGTCGCATCAGCGGCGGTTTGTTTTGTCATCAGCGTGGCGCTGTTGCACTCCCAGGATTCTTCGCCGGTGCTGCTGCCCTTCCTGACAGTAGGGAATATCAAGATCGCCATTGATGCCCTCATTGACCAGCAGAGCCGGGGGATGATGCTCATCGTGACCTCCATCGGGCTGCTGGTCCATGTGTTCTCGCTGGGCTACATGAAAGAGGATGCTGGCAAGGTGCGCTTCTTTGGGGCGCTATCGCTGTTCATGTTTTCGATGACCGGCATCGTCCTGGCGGGAAACCTGATCATGATGTTCATTTTTTGGGAGCTGGTTGGCCTGAGTTCCTACCTGCTCATCGGACATTGGTTTGAAAAGGCTTCGGCAGCAGATGCCTCCAAAAAGGCATTCCTTACCAACCGCATTGGTGACTTTGGTTTCATGATCGGCATCCTGATGCTGTTTGCCGTGAATCACGGGAATGTGGACTTTGCCGGGGCTGACGGCCTGCGGGCGAGCTTCACCAACGGCACGCTTCATCATGTGGCGGCGACGAGTCCTGGATTCATGATGGCGGCGGCCCTGTGTCTGTTCATGGGCGCGGTGGGCAAGTCTGCACAGGCACCCCTGCATGTGTGGCTGCCGGACGCCATGGAAGGTCCGACACCTGTTTCAGCACTGATCCATGCAGCGACGATGGTGGCCGCCGGGGTTTTCATGCTGGTCCGTTGTTCGTTTGTGATTGAGGCCTCCCCGGATGCCGCGCAGGTGATCGCCTGGATCGGCGGCATCACAGCCCTGATGGCGGCGCTCATGGCCACGCAGCAGAATGACATCAAACGGGTGCTGGCCTATTCCACTCTTTCCCAGCTCGGTTATATGGTGATGGCGGTGGGCCTTCTGGCCATGCAGGTGGGCACGCATCAGCATGAGGCAGGTCCGGGACATCCGGCGATGTTCCACCTTTACACCCACGCCTTCTTCAAGGCCATGCTCTTCCTGGGCTCTGGGGCCATCATCTATGCCTGCCACCACGAGCAGGACATGTGGAAGATGGGCGGTCTGATGAAGCACATGCCGGTGACTTTTGTGACCTTCGCCATCGGCACGGCCGCACTCATGGGCGTGCCTTTCATCACCAGCGGTTTCTGGAGCAAGGAGGCCATTTTGGGTCTCGCTTTTGAAGTGAAGGGAGGCAGTCCGTTTTTTTGGATCGGCGTCATTACAGCCATGCTTACTGCTTTTTACATGACCCGGCTTTTTGTGGTCGTGTTCATGGGCAAGCCAAGGACCGATTCTGCGCACCACTCCGTGGAAGCTCCCATCATCATGGTCCTGCCGCTGATCATCCTGGCGGGTCTGACCGTCTTCTCGGTGCCTCTGGCCGGGTTGTTTGAAGCGATGAAACCGAACCATGCGGAAACGCACATGACGGTCATGATTGCCTCCATTGTGGCGCTCATCATCGGTGCCGGCGCCGGGTTCGTGCTTTATCGTGGCAAGAACCAGGATCCGCTGAACATCAAGCTGTTCGCCAACAAGTTTTACATTGATGAGATCTATGCGGTGATCGTGAAAGTTTTCCAAGATGCCGTGGCCTGGATTGTGGCCGGTCTGGAACACCTCATCGTGGACGGCATCATGGCACGTCTGCCAGCTTATCTCGCCGCGCGTGTCGGTTCTGCCGCGCGGGTTCTTCAGGGCGGTCACTTGCAGGGATATACCTTCCTGTTGGGGCTGGGCGTCCTGCTTGTCATTTATGTGGTTGTATTTGTCCTGCCCTCTGTGGGCCACTGA